TTGTATCAGATGCATTGACGTATTCAGGCATGCCTGAAAAAAGTTCCCTTATCAGCGCCCCCGGTTTCTCGCGCCCGAGGAATTCCCTGATGAGCGATTCGTGCTCCCTTGTTATCTCTTCGGACCGTTCAATAACGAGTCTCACCCTTGCCTTGCTGACCGCTCTTTTAAGGTTGCCTTTCATGAGGAAGCCCGCAATGTCAAGCCGGTAGTAATTGTCCTGTTCTCTTTCGGATGGTATTTCCAGGAGGTCATCAGATATCTCGGGTGCTATGATCCAGAGATAACGGATCGTATGCTTATCCCGGACAAGATGAGCGAGAGGTTTAAGCCTGTTTCCTGAAAAGTTCCCATCGAGGGGATACCCCACGAGGATTGCCCAGTTGTCTTTTACGTAGACAAGGTGATCATCAACAAGAAAGGGTTCTCCTTTCGATATAATGGTCATGAGGCTCACGATATGTTCCGGCACGTAGGCCTTCTTCAGTATATATTGCTCCTCTTCCCTCGAGATCATTGTTTTCTCCCTATTGATATTATACACCAAGTATCTTATGGCAGGTTTTGCACGGTTCAGGTGGTTCGGGGAGCGGTGTCTGCTCTATACGTCTCATCCCGAGCAACGCCTGGTAGTTTTCGTCAAACTGTTTTTTTCTCAGAAAAAAACAGTTCCGGAATGCAGTATACGTCTTGCTGCTCCATATATCTTTGATGTGCTCCCTGAAGATGTTGCCGAAGCTTACCCTCTCTGTGCCGTGTTCCTCTCCGCAAAAGATCCTTTTGAAAGGAGAACGTATCGGAGGGCCGAGGTAGACGCAGGGTGATATTTCACCATCAGCCGATATGTAAAGGTTTTTCAGGGGATTTTCCGCGCAGACGGCGACATTACAAGGTCGCAGGGAGGGTATGCTGAGGTTTAGTCCGTATCTCTGTGCCCTTTCCTTTGCCTCTCTGAGGATCGCCCGATAGGGCTCATCGTTTGTTTCTTCACAGGTAAAGACCCGTTCTTTATCCTGCCGGGTGTTTGTAATGTGGATGACATTGATAAGAACAACATCACGGATACCGATTGTTCCGGCAAGATCGATGAGAGAGGGAACCTCATCGATGTTTTCTTTCAGCATAAGGTAGACGATGTGCATCGCCGGTTTTGTCATCCCTTTTTCAGCGGTCAGTCTTTTCATGAACGTTATAGAGTTGATCAGTGCGTCAAAATCAGAATTGACACGAATGGCGTTGTGGGTCCCGCTCGTTGCCCCTGACAGGGAAAACCCGATGAAATCTATGCCTGCGGTGACGAGCTCTTTCGCGTACTCCCCGGTGAGCCCCATACCGCTTGTCACGAAGCCAACCTCTGTCCCTTCCCGCCTGACAAGGAGTATACATTCAATGAGGTGTTTATAGAGCAACGATTCGCCCCATCCCTCGAGGACCACGCTCTGCACGTCTTTTAAAAGTGGCACGATCCCTTTGAAGTTCCCGAAGTCCATCTCCTTCCGGTGCCAGTCCCTGTATTCGTCTTTGATACACATGGTGCATTTCAAAGGACATCTCGTCGTGAGTTCGATCTGCCATGTCGAAAATGGCCTTGCCTTCCGTTGCCTGAAAAGTTTATCGAGTGTGCCCATGCGATCCCTTTTTGCCCGTCGTACGGTCTTCTATTGATTCTATATAGCTCGGTCAGTAGAGTCAATAGCCGCCGTTCTAAACAGTATATCGTATTTAGTATATAGTATTTCGAGAAAATGGACTGCACACCTTGATGAGACAATAATGCTATAAAAAGGAGGTATGGGCACATAGTGCTTAGTTGTCTCAAATAGAGGTGCATACCAAGAGGGTTCTTTTGTAGTCCACGATATACGATATACTATATACGATATACGAATATGTTATCGTTTCCACTTGAGTCACTATTCAATTATTTTGTATGATATGCGAGAGAGGTCACGATATGAGGTTGCAAAACGAAGTAGCGTTATTGACGGCGGCTGCCGGTGCAGGGATCGGTCAGGCAACGGCGAGGATCATGGCACGGGAAGGCGCAAGGGTTGTTGTTACCGATGCCCACGAAGAACGGGCGATCTCCGTGGCAAATATGATCCATGACGAGTATGGCGTGGAAACCATCGGCATGCGTTGTGACGTGACAAACAGAAAAGATGTTGAGCGTGTTGTGGCTGCGACCATTGAACGCTTCGGGCGGATCGATATCCTCTTCAACAACGCCGGCACGAACAGGCCCTCACAGGTCGTTGATATGACGGACGAGGCATGGGAGCTTGTCATCAACACATCGCTCAGCGGCGCCTTCTATTGTTGCAGGGCGGTGCTCCCGGCGATGATCGCGCAGAAAAAAGGTCGTATTGTAAGTATTACCTCTGTGGCCGCTTTCCGGGGCCTGAAAGCCGGTCATGCGCATTATGCCGCAGCCAAGGCAGGGGTGATGGCCTTTACCCGATGCCTGGCGATGGAGGTGGCAGAGCACCGCATTACCGTCAATACGATAGCGCCGAGCTTCATATATAATGAGTTTATACCTCACATCTATCCGGAAGAAGAGATAGAAAGGATGTACGAGGAGATACCTTATCCGAGAAAGGGAACGCCGGAGGATATTGCCAATACAGTCCTCTTTCTCGTTTCCGATGAAGGGGAGTATATAACGGGACAGACCATATGTGTTACCGGTGGGAGCTGGATGAGATGATGAATAGAAGCAATACCCAATTACCAATAACCAAGCTCCAATTAATAACCAATCACCGAATACCCAATACCCAAACAGGGATTTCCAGCTGCTTATATTTGGTGATTCGGTCATTGGATATTGGGTATTATTTGGTGATTGGGATTTGGTTATTGGTGATTGTCTTCTGAAAAGGAGGTAACAGTGCGACAGAAATTAAGCCCAGAGGAGCTTTACAAGCGATGTGATCCCAATCTTTTTGCATTCAGGACTACCGGTGAGATCACAGAATTTATGAGAACGATCGGGCAGGAAAAGGCCCTCAACGCCCTCGACTTTGGTCTCAATATGGATAGCAATGGATTCAACATATTTGCTATAGGGGAGAGCGGTACCGGCAAGATGACAACGGTAATGGCCAAACTTAATGCAAAGGCCTCCGAGGAAGATGCGCCGCCTGACTGGTGCTATGTTTACAATTTCAAAGACCCCGACACCTCCATAGCATTATCGTTTGACCCCGGCAAAGGGGCGAGCTTCCAGAAGGAGATGGATGAGCTTATCAA
This genomic window from Syntrophorhabdaceae bacterium contains:
- a CDS encoding SDR family NAD(P)-dependent oxidoreductase; the encoded protein is MRLQNEVALLTAAAGAGIGQATARIMAREGARVVVTDAHEERAISVANMIHDEYGVETIGMRCDVTNRKDVERVVAATIERFGRIDILFNNAGTNRPSQVVDMTDEAWELVINTSLSGAFYCCRAVLPAMIAQKKGRIVSITSVAAFRGLKAGHAHYAAAKAGVMAFTRCLAMEVAEHRITVNTIAPSFIYNEFIPHIYPEEEIERMYEEIPYPRKGTPEDIANTVLFLVSDEGEYITGQTICVTGGSWMR
- a CDS encoding radical SAM protein, with the translated sequence MGTLDKLFRQRKARPFSTWQIELTTRCPLKCTMCIKDEYRDWHRKEMDFGNFKGIVPLLKDVQSVVLEGWGESLLYKHLIECILLVRREGTEVGFVTSGMGLTGEYAKELVTAGIDFIGFSLSGATSGTHNAIRVNSDFDALINSITFMKRLTAEKGMTKPAMHIVYLMLKENIDEVPSLIDLAGTIGIRDVVLINVIHITNTRQDKERVFTCEETNDEPYRAILREAKERAQRYGLNLSIPSLRPCNVAVCAENPLKNLYISADGEISPCVYLGPPIRSPFKRIFCGEEHGTERVSFGNIFREHIKDIWSSKTYTAFRNCFFLRKKQFDENYQALLGMRRIEQTPLPEPPEPCKTCHKILGV